AGGACCGTTAGAGCCATCTTGAATACTCGAGTCGAGTCGATGTCTCCCCGAAGAAGCGCGTCGGCGTGATTGATCGCGATCAGGATGGCCCCGACAACGACTGCGTAGAGCAGGGC
This genomic stretch from bacterium harbors:
- a CDS encoding phosphoenolpyruvate protein kinase, whose translation is MREFLRSATQKPVVKRALLYAVVVGAILIAINHADALLRGDIDSTRVFKMALTVLVPYCVSTASSVGALRSMNEGNP